In Lasioglossum baleicum chromosome 19, iyLasBale1, whole genome shotgun sequence, the following proteins share a genomic window:
- the LOC143218239 gene encoding uncharacterized protein LOC143218239 — translation MPNNNINEELASAVRKENLEEVKALLSAGADANHIRVEWNRNRDRLLHITSSVEITKELLLGGAEVDARNTYSETPLHSAVTLSKKVELVRELLKHGADVDAINRKGNTALNHAVSKRIKNLLVVKELLEYGADINIRNSENSIYNYGTSLDNAVHDLECGKLLIKFTLIRNFNEDYRKIIDLSPYKEFSNYNELSSYLDDCVCEILQMKTDEIKDSLPLYEFVTNNFNIHVHYNNQLSVRLAKIDYSVRYPIYNDIILDKVKPFVERADLLNKLSKIQFYTKLDMTDQDVKEKKVILDHDSTYNITEYLSNDNLLNFIIALSSLNNLVEPDTRLYETFVSNDTKRARLE, via the coding sequence ATgccaaataataatattaacgaAGAGTTAGCAAGTGCAGTCCGTAAAGAAAACTTGGAAGAAGTTAAAGCTCTTTTGTCTGCAGGTGCTGATGCTAACCATATTAGAGTAGAATGGAATAGAAATAGAGATAGGTTACTTCATATAACTAGTAGTGTAGAAATTACAAAAGAGCTTTTATTGGGTGGTGCTGAAGTTGATGCGAGAAACACATATAGTGAAACTCCACTACATTCTGCTGTAACACTGAGCAAGAAAGTAGAATTAGTTAGAGAACTTCTGAAACATGGGGCTGATGTAGACGCAATAAACCGTAAAGGCAATACTGCACTGAACCATGCTGTAAGCAAAAGGATTAAAAATCTGTTAGTAGTTAAAGAACTATTAGAATATGGAGCTGATATTAACATAAGAAATAGTGAAAACAGTATTTATAATTATGGTACATCTTTAGATAACGCTGTACATGATCTGGAATGCGGTAAATTGTTGATTAAATTTACTTTAATAAGGAATTTCAATGAGGAttacagaaaaattattgacttatCCCCTTATAAAGAATTCAGTAATTACAATGAATTATCAAGTTATCTAGATGACTGTGTTTGCGAAATTCTTCAAATGAAAacagatgaaataaaagatagCCTTCCACTATATGAATTTGTTACAAATAACTTCAACATACATGTACATTATAATAATCAATTATCTGTGAGATtagcaaaaattgattattcCGTACGCTATCCTATATATAATGATATCATATTAGATAAGGTAAAACCTTTTGTAGAAAGAGCAGATTTATTAAATAAGCTAAGTAAGATACAATTTTATACTAAATTAGATATGACAGATCAAGAtgtcaaagaaaaaaaagttattctggacCATGATTCTACATATAATATAACTGAATATCTATCTAATGACAACTTGTTAAACTTTATAATAGCGTTAAGTTCCTTAAATAATCTCGTAGAACCGGATACAAGACTTTATGAAACTTTTGTAAGTAATGATACCAAACGTGCAAGATtagaataa